From one Luteolibacter sp. SL250 genomic stretch:
- a CDS encoding DUF475 domain-containing protein — translation MDWSHILGTDPAAGLMVILILVLIEGVLSVDNAAVLATMVMRLPEHQRGKALKYGIIGAYVFRGICLVLVGWLMSIWWLEPIGGIYLLYLCWKHFAHHESVEKEGAAHAAKEGNWLYRHTIARLGPFWATVVAVEVMDLAFSLDNVFAAVAFTKNKQLYPPPSDMILVCIGVFIGILAMRFAAQGFVKLMHKYPFLEKCAYIVIGILGVKLVLSVPRHFFEKHTSAHTYLESHHPGFTHSFADPFHDFLASKYFDLGTSALTLLIFIVPVIAYRLKARPVAP, via the coding sequence ATGGACTGGTCCCACATTCTCGGAACCGACCCCGCCGCGGGGTTGATGGTCATCCTCATCCTCGTCCTCATCGAGGGCGTGCTCTCCGTGGACAACGCGGCGGTGCTGGCGACCATGGTCATGCGCCTGCCGGAACACCAGCGCGGCAAGGCCCTCAAATACGGCATCATCGGCGCTTACGTCTTCCGCGGCATCTGCCTCGTCCTCGTCGGCTGGCTCATGAGCATCTGGTGGCTTGAACCGATCGGCGGCATCTACCTCCTCTACCTTTGCTGGAAACATTTCGCGCACCATGAATCCGTGGAGAAGGAAGGAGCCGCGCACGCCGCGAAGGAAGGCAACTGGCTCTACCGCCACACCATCGCCCGTCTCGGCCCCTTCTGGGCGACCGTTGTCGCCGTGGAGGTGATGGACCTCGCGTTCTCCTTGGACAACGTCTTCGCCGCCGTCGCCTTCACCAAGAACAAGCAACTCTATCCGCCGCCCTCGGACATGATCCTGGTCTGCATCGGCGTCTTCATCGGTATCCTCGCCATGCGCTTCGCCGCCCAGGGATTCGTGAAACTGATGCACAAGTATCCGTTCCTCGAGAAGTGCGCCTACATCGTCATCGGCATCCTCGGCGTGAAGCTGGTGCTGAGCGTACCGCGCCACTTCTTCGAGAAACACACCTCCGCCCACACCTACCTGGAGTCCCACCACCCGGGCTTCACCCACTCCTTCGCCGATCCGTTCCACGATTTCCTGGCGAGCAAGTACTTCGACCTCGGGACGTCCGCGCTCACCCTGCTCATCTTCATCGTCCCCGTCATCGCCTACCGGTTGAAAGCCCGGCCCGTCGCACCATGA